The Halococcus hamelinensis 100A6 nucleotide sequence CTCAGAGATGTGTATAAGAGACAGAGATAGACCAGCCCGATCAGGAGCATATACGCGGCAGCGGTCGCCATCGCGAGGTTGTTCGAGGCATTGATGATCTCATACCCCGCACCTGGCGCGCCGAACAATTCGGCGGCGACCACGATCATCCAGCATCGTCCGACGCTCGTCCGAAATCCGGTGAGTATCTGGGGCGCAGCACTCGGCAGCACGATTCCCCGGATCATCCCCAGATTACTGTTCACACCGAGACTCGCCGCGACTTCCCGGAGCGCCGTCGGCGCGCTCTCGACCCCGCTGTAGGCCGCATAGAAGTTGATCCAGAACGCCCCGATGGCGACGATGAACGCGGCCCCCGTGTGGCCGATACCGAACCAAATGATCGCGAACGCGATCCACGCCAGCGGCGGGATCGGGCGCAAAACACGCACGACGGGGCGCAGCACGTCGTCGAGCCGGCTGCTCCATCCGAGCGCGAGCCCGAATCCGATCCCGAGCACCGCCCCGACCGCGAGGCCGGGGACGTAATGCAGCAGGCTCTGGAGGAGTTTGACGAGCATCCGCGAGAACTCCACATCGGTGCCGACGACCGGGAGCGTGAACGACATCGTGGTGGTGAGCTGATCCACGAACGCACCGAGAACCGCGGGTGGGCTCGGGAGCAGATACGACGTGTCGAGGCTTAACGAACCCGCCCAC carries:
- a CDS encoding ABC transporter permease; this encodes MSIGLDNETEQVTTERDHAAGWDPRRVGRGIAGLVGFVAVWWAGSLSLDTSYLLPSPPAVLGAFVDQLTTTMSFTLPVVGTDVEFSRMLVKLLQSLLHYVPGLAVGAVLGIGFGLALGWSSRLDDVLRPVVRVLRPIPPLAWIAFAIIWFGIGHTGAAFIVAIGAFWINFYAAYSGVESAPTALREVAASLGVNSNLGMIRGIVLPSAAPQILTGFRTSVGRCWMIVVAAELFGAPGAGYEIINASNNLAMATAAAYMLLIGLVYLCLLYTSL